A section of the Oenanthe melanoleuca isolate GR-GAL-2019-014 chromosome 6, OMel1.0, whole genome shotgun sequence genome encodes:
- the FAM204A gene encoding protein FAM204A isoform X1 — protein MWSGLLPPGLNESDVDLSSDDGDETPDSCSKEDAERLQGTEQESNASTELIVPVTDEGSESQTCPPGVSVNIWNKFVELQKKHREMKMQVKEENRCRKRKRHRKAKQRKTDEVAKSSQQLENEDKWKELTQYFGINDRFESPVYSRAPQKSGLELSIEKCVAEGDIAKAEELSDRLAIRELGVKIAKAAACRNFVKAKQEAEAAQEAQKKKKLAWGFEAKKRWETKSNMGYM, from the exons ATGTGGAGTGGGCTGTTACCTCCAGGACTGAATGAGAGTGATGTTGATCTAAGTTCTGATGATGGAGACGAAACACCTGATTCCTGCTCAAAAGAAGATGCTGAGAGACTTCAGGGGACTGAACAGGAGAGTAATGCCAGCACTGAACTTATTGTACCAGTGACAGATGAAGGAAGTGAATCTCAAACCTGCCCTCCTGGAGTTTCTGTAAATATCTGGAAT AAATTTGTGGAGCTTCAGAAGAAACACCgtgaaatgaaaatgcaagtaaaagaggaaaacagatgCCGAAAAAGAAAGCGCCACCGAAAAG caaaacagagaaagacCGATGAAGTGGCTAAGAG tagTCAGCAGTtggaaaatgaagacaaatggAAAGAACTTACACAATACTTTGGAATCAATGATAGATTTGAATCACCTGTGTACAGCAGGGCTCCACAAAAG tctGGCCTTGAACTGAGCATAGAGAAGTGTGTGGCTGAAGGTGACATTGCCAAGGCTGAGGAGCTGAGTGACAGATTAGCCATTCGTGAG CTTGGTGTGAAAATTGCCAAAGCTGCCGCTTGCCGCAACTTTGTAAAAGCCAAGCAAGAAGCAGAGGCTGCCCAAGAagctcaaaagaaaaagaagcttgCTTGGGG ATTTGAAGCCAAGAAAAGATGGGAAACAAAAAGCAACATGGGATACATGTAA
- the FAM204A gene encoding protein FAM204A isoform X2: protein MWSGLLPPGLNESDVDLSSDDGDETPDSCSKEDAERLQGTEQESNASTELIVPVTDEGSESQTCPPGVSVNIWNKFVELQKKHREMKMQVKEENRCRKRKRHRKAKQRKTDEVAKSQQLENEDKWKELTQYFGINDRFESPVYSRAPQKSGLELSIEKCVAEGDIAKAEELSDRLAIRELGVKIAKAAACRNFVKAKQEAEAAQEAQKKKKLAWGFEAKKRWETKSNMGYM, encoded by the exons ATGTGGAGTGGGCTGTTACCTCCAGGACTGAATGAGAGTGATGTTGATCTAAGTTCTGATGATGGAGACGAAACACCTGATTCCTGCTCAAAAGAAGATGCTGAGAGACTTCAGGGGACTGAACAGGAGAGTAATGCCAGCACTGAACTTATTGTACCAGTGACAGATGAAGGAAGTGAATCTCAAACCTGCCCTCCTGGAGTTTCTGTAAATATCTGGAAT AAATTTGTGGAGCTTCAGAAGAAACACCgtgaaatgaaaatgcaagtaaaagaggaaaacagatgCCGAAAAAGAAAGCGCCACCGAAAAG caaaacagagaaagacCGATGAAGTGGCTAAGAG TCAGCAGTtggaaaatgaagacaaatggAAAGAACTTACACAATACTTTGGAATCAATGATAGATTTGAATCACCTGTGTACAGCAGGGCTCCACAAAAG tctGGCCTTGAACTGAGCATAGAGAAGTGTGTGGCTGAAGGTGACATTGCCAAGGCTGAGGAGCTGAGTGACAGATTAGCCATTCGTGAG CTTGGTGTGAAAATTGCCAAAGCTGCCGCTTGCCGCAACTTTGTAAAAGCCAAGCAAGAAGCAGAGGCTGCCCAAGAagctcaaaagaaaaagaagcttgCTTGGGG ATTTGAAGCCAAGAAAAGATGGGAAACAAAAAGCAACATGGGATACATGTAA